GTTAACTCGCTGTTAAATTAAATAAAACCAAATATGGTTTTATTTATCCTGAGGAGCGGAGCGACGAAGGATCTTTTTAATGAGAAGCAAGATTATAGAGCTGGCAGAGCTAAAAAATACACTGCCAAAGCTTAAAGCCCAGGGTAAAAAGATTGTCTTCACCAATGGCTGTTTTGACCTGATCCATGTAGGCCATGTCCGCTACCTGAGGGAGGCAAAAGCACTCGGCGATATCCTTGTGGTTGGATTAAACACTGACAGGTCTGTGGCAAATATAAAGCATGGAAGGCCGATAACGCCTGAGGCTGAACGTG
This portion of the Nitrospirota bacterium genome encodes:
- the rfaE2 gene encoding D-glycero-beta-D-manno-heptose 1-phosphate adenylyltransferase, coding for MRSKIIELAELKNTLPKLKAQGKKIVFTNGCFDLIHVGHVRYLREAKALGDILVVGLNTDRSVANIKHGRPITPEAERGEVLAALQMVDFVVLFDEETPYELIKEIQPDILVKGGDWKKEDIVGSNIVRETHSLPFVKGISTTAIIERILKMR